A single Methylomonas sp. AM2-LC DNA region contains:
- the ltrA gene encoding group II intron reverse transcriptase/maturase: MTTTPSAVGAASHYDVNWHSIDWGQAHRIVRRLQVRIAKAVSEGRWNKAKALQWLLTHSFYGKAVAVKRVTENRGKNTPGVDGETWNTPEQKAKAINSFKGRGYQPQPLRRVKIPKANGKLRPLGIPTLRDRAMQALHLLGLQPIAETKADHNSYGFRPERACRDAAAQCFAALVSKNSAQWVLDADISGCFDNISHDWLLANIPMDKTVLRKWLKSGFVEKGNWFPTQAGTPQGGIASPTLANMALDGLEIELAAHFGTKTSKKRWKGKVNFIRYADDFVITGATKETLEQAKLIIENFLKDRGLSLSEEKTKIVHIDEGFDFLGWNFRKYGGKLLIKPAKKNVQAFLRKIRLIIKENQTAKQENVIRLLNPIIRGWANYHQNQVAKETFSKVDHFIWKKLWQWACRRHPNKPLRWIKDRYFESEGLRNWVFATKVKTEDGEVIRVKLVNASDTPIRRHIKIKAEAHPFNPVWEEYFENRLGLQMRESLKGKNQLLFLWYAQEGKCPNCNERITKDTGCNIHYIQRKTDGGKNRVTNLMLLHPNCHRQVHNRKNKETAGSDQTGFMEA, from the coding sequence ATGACGACGACACCTAGTGCAGTTGGTGCAGCCTCCCATTATGACGTGAACTGGCACAGTATTGACTGGGGGCAGGCTCATCGAATAGTGAGAAGGCTACAAGTACGTATTGCAAAGGCAGTCAGCGAAGGCCGCTGGAATAAGGCGAAAGCTTTACAATGGTTGCTGACGCACTCATTTTATGGCAAGGCAGTTGCTGTAAAACGAGTTACTGAAAATCGCGGTAAAAACACCCCAGGAGTTGACGGGGAAACTTGGAATACTCCTGAGCAAAAGGCCAAGGCAATTAACTCGTTCAAAGGAAGAGGCTATCAACCACAACCGCTGAGAAGAGTCAAAATTCCCAAAGCAAACGGTAAACTGCGTCCTTTAGGGATTCCAACCCTACGAGATAGAGCAATGCAAGCGCTGCATTTACTGGGCTTGCAACCGATAGCTGAAACCAAAGCGGATCACAATTCCTATGGATTCCGTCCAGAAAGAGCTTGTAGAGATGCGGCGGCACAATGCTTTGCGGCATTAGTGAGTAAAAACTCAGCGCAGTGGGTTTTAGATGCAGATATATCTGGATGCTTTGACAATATTAGTCATGACTGGTTACTGGCGAATATCCCTATGGATAAAACCGTACTCAGAAAATGGCTGAAAAGTGGTTTTGTTGAAAAAGGAAATTGGTTTCCAACGCAAGCCGGCACTCCGCAAGGGGGTATTGCCTCGCCAACGCTGGCTAATATGGCTTTAGATGGTCTTGAAATCGAACTGGCCGCGCACTTTGGTACAAAAACCAGCAAGAAAAGATGGAAGGGAAAAGTCAATTTTATTCGATATGCAGATGACTTTGTTATCACCGGCGCAACGAAAGAAACGCTGGAGCAGGCAAAGTTGATTATTGAGAACTTTCTGAAGGACAGAGGATTATCGCTATCAGAAGAAAAAACCAAGATTGTGCATATTGATGAAGGCTTTGATTTCTTAGGGTGGAACTTTCGTAAATACGGTGGGAAACTACTCATCAAACCTGCGAAAAAGAATGTACAAGCATTCTTACGGAAAATTCGACTGATAATCAAAGAAAACCAAACAGCAAAACAGGAAAATGTAATTAGGCTCCTAAATCCAATCATAAGGGGATGGGCTAATTATCACCAAAATCAGGTGGCGAAGGAAACCTTTTCTAAGGTTGATCACTTCATCTGGAAAAAGCTTTGGCAATGGGCTTGTCGAAGACATCCAAATAAACCACTTCGGTGGATAAAGGATAGATATTTTGAAAGCGAAGGACTGCGTAACTGGGTGTTTGCCACGAAGGTTAAAACTGAGGATGGAGAAGTGATAAGGGTTAAACTGGTAAATGCTAGTGATACGCCCATTCGCCGACATATCAAGATAAAAGCGGAAGCACACCCGTTCAATCCGGTCTGGGAAGAGTATTTCGAAAACAGGCTTGGCCTGCAAATGAGAGAAAGCCTCAAAGGAAAGAACCAATTGCTTTTTCTTTGGTACGCACAGGAAGGCAAATGTCCGAACTGCAACGAAAGAATTACGAAGGATACGGGGTGCAATATTCACTACATCCAGCGTAAAACAGACGGCGGTAAAAACAGAGTAACAAACCTTATGTTATTACACCCGAACTGTCATAGACAAGTCCATAACCGTAAAAATAAGGAAACTGCCGGTTCTGATCAAACAGGATTTATGGAGGCTTGA